A DNA window from Tenuifilaceae bacterium CYCD contains the following coding sequences:
- the trmD gene encoding tRNA (guanine-N(1)-)-methyltransferase yields MRIDIITVLPELLESPLGHSIIKRAQKKELVEIKFHHLRDYTHNKHRTVDDYAFGPDAGMVLKVEPIFEVIEKLKSEREYDEIIYTSPDGEPMTQKLANHLSTKKNILILCGHYKGVDHRVREHLVTREISIGDYVLSGGELAAAIIVDSVVRLVPGVLSDETSALTDSFQDGLLAPPVYTRPAEFNGWKVPEILVSGNFKEIEKWQMEQAVERTRKLRPGLLEE; encoded by the coding sequence ATGAGAATCGACATTATCACCGTACTACCAGAGTTGCTTGAAAGTCCGTTAGGACATTCAATAATAAAACGTGCACAGAAAAAAGAACTTGTGGAAATTAAGTTCCACCATTTACGCGATTATACACACAACAAGCACCGTACTGTGGACGATTACGCCTTTGGCCCCGATGCGGGAATGGTGCTAAAGGTTGAGCCTATTTTTGAGGTCATCGAAAAACTAAAATCGGAACGTGAGTACGATGAGATAATATACACTTCGCCCGATGGCGAGCCTATGACACAAAAACTAGCCAATCACCTCAGCACTAAAAAAAATATACTCATACTCTGCGGACATTACAAAGGAGTAGACCATAGGGTACGCGAACATTTAGTAACCCGTGAAATATCCATTGGCGATTACGTACTCTCCGGCGGAGAACTTGCCGCCGCAATTATTGTGGATAGCGTTGTACGATTAGTACCTGGGGTTCTTTCCGATGAAACCTCGGCCCTCACCGATTCTTTTCAGGATGGTTTACTTGCACCTCCTGTCTATACCCGTCCAGCAGAGTTTAATGGCTGGAAAGTCCCAGAAATACTGGTATCAGGTAACTTTAAGGAAATTGAGAAATGGCAAATGGAGCAGGCCGTTGAACGCACGCGAAAACTAAGACCAGGATTGTTAGAGGAATAG